One genomic segment of Brevibacillus laterosporus LMG 15441 includes these proteins:
- a CDS encoding PspC domain-containing protein, with the protein MNRIYRSQSDKKIFGVCGGFAAYLGIDATLLRLVTAVVTFFTGVPLLLYFLLAFIMPKEPMWEQARYQRPQPEFASGFHQEPFYEKANYDKGLDQEMERLEKAAMRQEIKRLRAELEKYQS; encoded by the coding sequence ATGAATCGTATCTATCGGTCCCAATCTGATAAAAAAATCTTTGGGGTTTGTGGCGGTTTCGCTGCTTATCTAGGAATTGATGCGACATTGCTTCGTTTGGTAACCGCTGTTGTCACCTTTTTTACAGGGGTACCACTATTGCTGTACTTCTTGCTCGCTTTCATCATGCCCAAGGAGCCCATGTGGGAGCAGGCACGCTATCAGCGTCCACAGCCTGAATTTGCATCAGGATTTCACCAAGAACCTTTCTATGAAAAAGCAAACTATGATAAAGGTTTAGATCAGGAAATGGAACGATTGGAAAAAGCCGCAATGCGTCAAGAAATAAAACGGCTGCGTGCAGAATTAGAAAAATATCAGTCCTGA
- a CDS encoding GbsR/MarR family transcriptional regulator: MDEFEGLPEELQVAVQKTRHRMIETVGKNMDLFGVTQSVGHLYGMMYFSQGPVTLDEMGKQMGMSKTSMSTGMRTLIDLKMVNKVWSKGSRKDLYETEPDWHQNLGDYFSIRWRKSMESNVHHLHKSLRELQVLLDKYGDNPQAYNLIKGDMLKMQHALSYYKWLEKLIRSFETGEIFTFIPKEEE; this comes from the coding sequence ATGGATGAATTTGAAGGACTTCCTGAAGAGCTTCAGGTTGCCGTTCAAAAAACGCGCCATCGTATGATTGAAACGGTTGGTAAAAACATGGATTTATTTGGAGTGACCCAATCTGTTGGTCATTTGTATGGCATGATGTACTTTTCGCAAGGGCCAGTTACTCTTGACGAAATGGGCAAGCAAATGGGGATGAGCAAAACCAGTATGAGCACTGGAATGCGCACCCTGATTGATCTGAAAATGGTCAACAAAGTTTGGAGCAAAGGTTCTCGTAAAGATCTTTATGAAACGGAACCAGATTGGCATCAAAATCTGGGTGATTACTTTTCGATACGTTGGCGCAAATCAATGGAAAGCAATGTGCATCATTTGCACAAGTCCCTCAGAGAACTACAAGTTCTGTTAGATAAGTACGGAGATAATCCTCAAGCCTACAATTTAATTAAGGGTGACATGCTTAAAATGCAGCATGCGCTGTCTTATTATAAGTGGTTAGAAAAATTGATCCGTTCCTTTGAAACAGGTGAGATATTTACTTTCATACCTAAAGAGGAAGAATAA
- a CDS encoding quaternary amine ABC transporter ATP-binding protein: MPIIEVKNLTKVFGRDPKKAIPLLKEGWTKEKIFKETKMTVGVNQASFSIEAGEIFVIMGLSGSGKSTLVRLLNRLIEPTDGHVFINGKDIVSLNQEDLREVRRKNITMVFQKFALFPHRTVLENVEYGLEVSGIPKAKRQEKAMKSLELVGLKGWENSLPDQLSGGMQQRVGLARGLANDPDVLLMDEAFSALDPLIRKEMQDELLELQTKMKKTIIFITHDLDEALRIGDRIALMKDGNVVQVGTPEEILTNPANKYVERFVEDVDLSKVLTATQVMKRPETITLERGPRVALQFMQERGVSTLYVVDTHKRLLGAITADDAVQAVKEGKKLADILIKEEVPTVSPDTVLNELFDIVSSTRVPVAVVDGGNRLQGIIIRGAVLAALSGNTEGGETV; encoded by the coding sequence ATGCCAATTATTGAAGTCAAAAATTTAACAAAAGTATTTGGCCGTGATCCAAAAAAAGCCATCCCCCTGCTCAAAGAGGGCTGGACAAAAGAAAAAATCTTCAAAGAGACAAAAATGACGGTTGGGGTAAATCAAGCTTCTTTTTCGATAGAGGCCGGAGAAATATTCGTTATAATGGGGCTGTCGGGTAGCGGTAAATCCACATTAGTGCGACTATTGAATCGTCTAATTGAGCCAACAGATGGCCATGTGTTTATTAATGGAAAGGACATCGTATCCTTAAATCAAGAAGATCTTCGCGAAGTTCGACGTAAAAATATTACAATGGTTTTCCAAAAATTTGCTCTCTTTCCACATCGTACAGTTTTAGAAAATGTAGAGTATGGTTTAGAAGTATCGGGAATACCTAAAGCAAAAAGACAAGAAAAAGCAATGAAATCGCTTGAATTGGTTGGTTTAAAAGGCTGGGAAAACTCCTTACCTGATCAGCTTAGCGGCGGTATGCAGCAACGTGTCGGTCTTGCTCGCGGTTTAGCCAATGATCCTGATGTTTTGTTGATGGACGAAGCGTTTAGTGCTCTTGATCCTTTGATACGCAAAGAGATGCAAGATGAGCTCTTAGAATTACAAACAAAAATGAAAAAAACCATTATTTTTATCACGCATGATTTGGATGAAGCATTACGAATTGGTGACCGTATTGCCTTAATGAAGGATGGAAATGTCGTCCAGGTTGGAACACCGGAAGAAATTTTGACCAACCCGGCTAATAAATATGTAGAACGCTTTGTAGAGGACGTAGACCTGTCCAAGGTACTTACAGCTACTCAAGTTATGAAACGCCCCGAAACGATTACCTTGGAACGCGGACCACGTGTTGCTTTGCAATTTATGCAAGAACGCGGGGTATCGACTTTATATGTAGTCGACACCCACAAACGTTTACTTGGGGCCATTACTGCTGATGATGCCGTTCAGGCAGTTAAAGAGGGGAAAAAGCTGGCAGATATTCTAATAAAGGAAGAGGTTCCTACTGTCTCCCCCGATACAGTGCTCAATGAACTATTTGATATCGTAAGCTCTACCCGAGTTCCTGTAGCAGTAGTAGATGGGGGAAATCGCTTGCAGGGAATTATCATCCGCGGAGCCGTACTAGCCGCACTCTCCGGCAACACAGAAGGCGGTGAAACAGTATAA
- a CDS encoding ABC transporter permease/substrate binding protein, protein MNMFKIPLGSWIESLEAWFDASFGPLFAVISAIIGGLVSGFEWLFMNIPALLFIVLFSLIIYFVARWRMALFSLLGLLLIYNLGYWPQTMMTLAQVLTAAMISILLGVPIGIWCAKKNTAQSIVTPILDFMQTMPAFVYLLPAVTFFSLGVVPGVIASVIFAIPPTIRLTNLGIRQVPEDLVEAADAFGSTPMQKLIKLQLPLAIPSIMAGINQTIMLSLSMVVISSMIGAQGLGSDVYRAVTQTKTGVGFEAGIAVVILAIILDRFTQTLIKGQEKKSAKPAIKYRRPFILASIAILIISSIVNGVAGNGGTAKNITLSYVAWDSEIASTHVVKQVLEQRLGYQVNMLQVEAGPMWTGVATKSADALVAAWLPKTHASFYAKNKDQVEDLGANLEGTRLGLVVPEYMNITSIDDLRRSDIKDATKATIIGIEPGAGLMSAATKMLQDYHLTDWTLMEASSAAMATELQKAYSQQKPIVVTGWTPHWMFAKMKLKYLDDPQKSFGEDEQIHTIVRLGLQEDLPDAYQFLRQFKWTPEDMAQVMVRIQEGVEPDDAAKEWVDAHPEIVEKWLAGIELK, encoded by the coding sequence ATGAATATGTTTAAAATTCCTTTAGGTTCATGGATTGAATCATTAGAAGCGTGGTTTGATGCTTCCTTTGGTCCTTTATTTGCAGTAATTAGTGCTATTATCGGCGGGTTGGTTAGCGGTTTTGAGTGGCTATTTATGAATATTCCTGCTCTGCTCTTTATCGTGTTGTTCTCCCTGATCATTTATTTTGTAGCACGCTGGAGAATGGCTCTCTTTTCTTTATTGGGCTTACTCCTCATATACAACCTTGGCTATTGGCCACAAACAATGATGACGTTAGCCCAGGTCCTAACGGCGGCCATGATTTCCATTCTTCTTGGGGTGCCGATTGGGATTTGGTGCGCAAAAAAAAATACGGCTCAAAGCATTGTCACACCCATTTTAGATTTCATGCAGACCATGCCAGCATTCGTATATCTGCTGCCAGCGGTTACGTTCTTCTCACTCGGCGTGGTACCAGGTGTTATTGCTTCTGTTATCTTTGCGATTCCTCCAACTATTCGACTAACAAATTTAGGGATTCGACAAGTACCTGAGGATTTAGTAGAGGCAGCAGATGCATTTGGTTCTACACCGATGCAAAAATTAATCAAGCTCCAATTGCCATTAGCCATCCCTTCCATAATGGCTGGGATTAACCAGACGATTATGCTATCGCTGTCGATGGTTGTTATTTCATCCATGATCGGGGCACAAGGCTTAGGTTCAGATGTTTACCGTGCCGTTACGCAAACAAAAACCGGCGTAGGCTTTGAAGCCGGGATTGCTGTTGTTATTCTAGCGATTATTTTGGATCGATTTACCCAAACGCTCATTAAAGGACAAGAGAAGAAATCTGCAAAGCCTGCGATAAAATATCGTAGACCTTTCATTTTAGCCTCAATCGCCATTTTAATTATTTCTAGTATCGTAAATGGTGTTGCTGGTAATGGTGGCACTGCCAAAAACATTACCCTTTCCTATGTAGCATGGGATTCTGAAATTGCTAGTACGCATGTAGTAAAACAAGTGTTAGAACAAAGGTTAGGTTATCAGGTTAATATGTTACAGGTCGAAGCAGGTCCAATGTGGACAGGCGTTGCGACCAAGAGCGCTGATGCCCTTGTTGCTGCTTGGCTACCGAAAACGCATGCTAGCTTCTACGCTAAAAACAAAGATCAAGTAGAAGACCTAGGGGCAAATTTAGAAGGTACACGACTTGGTTTGGTTGTTCCAGAATATATGAATATCACGTCTATTGATGACTTAAGACGTTCTGATATAAAAGATGCTACGAAAGCAACAATTATTGGGATTGAGCCTGGAGCTGGTCTGATGTCAGCAGCTACTAAAATGCTACAGGATTATCACCTAACAGACTGGACTTTGATGGAGGCTTCATCCGCGGCAATGGCTACTGAGCTACAAAAAGCCTACAGCCAGCAAAAGCCAATTGTTGTTACAGGCTGGACACCACATTGGATGTTCGCCAAAATGAAATTAAAGTATCTTGACGATCCTCAAAAATCATTTGGAGAAGACGAACAAATCCACACGATCGTCCGCTTAGGATTGCAAGAGGACTTACCAGATGCTTATCAATTCCTGCGCCAGTTTAAATGGACTCCAGAAGATATGGCGCAAGTAATGGTTCGTATTCAGGAAGGCGTCGAGCCCGATGATGCTGCCAAGGAATGGGTTGACGCTCACCCAGAAATAGTAGAAAAATGGCTAGCAGGCATTGAACTCAAATAA
- a CDS encoding flavin reductase family protein, with translation MELRISELERQEKYKLLIGGIIPRPIAWVTSHNPAGVVNAAPFSYFNVACIDPMMISIAVSRKPGQVMKDTARNISETKEFVVNTVDVHNVALVNETSADFPADQSEVEALGLDLTPSQAIKVPRLALSRIHFECKLHQIVTLGEPAASDLIIGEVVHVHIDDSMYFNGKIDAEKFAPVSRLAGHTYATLGELFDHPRPVYDPKKY, from the coding sequence GTGGAGCTACGAATAAGCGAGTTAGAGAGACAGGAAAAATATAAATTACTGATAGGTGGCATCATTCCGCGTCCGATTGCCTGGGTTACATCGCATAATCCAGCAGGTGTGGTAAATGCAGCCCCATTTAGTTATTTTAATGTTGCTTGCATTGACCCGATGATGATTTCCATAGCGGTTTCTCGAAAACCAGGGCAGGTAATGAAGGATACAGCTCGGAATATCTCGGAAACAAAGGAATTTGTCGTGAACACAGTAGATGTGCATAATGTTGCGTTGGTAAATGAAACCTCAGCCGACTTTCCAGCGGATCAAAGCGAGGTAGAGGCGCTAGGACTTGATCTGACTCCTTCTCAGGCAATCAAAGTACCGAGGTTAGCGTTATCTCGCATTCATTTTGAATGCAAGCTACATCAGATTGTTACATTAGGTGAGCCTGCCGCTTCCGATTTAATCATTGGCGAGGTTGTACATGTGCATATAGATGATTCTATGTACTTTAACGGAAAAATTGATGCTGAAAAATTTGCTCCTGTTAGCCGTTTAGCTGGGCATACGTACGCCACGTTAGGCGAATTGTTTGATCATCCTCGACCTGTATACGATCCTAAAAAATATTGA
- a CDS encoding homogentisate 1,2-dioxygenase codes for MPFYVKMGEVPQKRHTTFFKPNGELYREQLMGTKGFSGIQSILYHHNPPTQVTEVKKIATIDMQYVEREELRHQHFLSFDAPQGGDPIVGRRYLLGNDDVVMGVCSPTEGMDYYYRNSEGDEVVFVHKGEGELQTIFGTITYRPGDYLVIPIGTTYRIVPSTEDTRFLVIESQNEIVPPKRYRNEHGQLLEHSPFCERDIRLPERLETHVEEGSFEVRVKQNHTLYSYTFDFHPFDVVGWDGYLFPYALSIHDFEPITGRVHQPPPVHQTFAGQNFVICSFVPRLYDYHPEAIPAPYYHSNVESDEVLYYVDGNFMSRKGVVEGSITLHPMGIPHGPHPGKIEASIGKKETKELAVMLDTFRPLKATRQALALEDTAYMYSWLPVKK; via the coding sequence ATGCCATTTTACGTAAAAATGGGCGAGGTTCCGCAAAAACGCCATACCACATTTTTTAAGCCAAATGGTGAGCTGTACCGTGAGCAACTGATGGGCACAAAAGGTTTTTCTGGGATTCAATCCATTTTGTATCATCACAACCCTCCAACACAAGTGACGGAAGTAAAGAAAATAGCTACAATTGATATGCAATATGTGGAACGCGAGGAGTTACGTCACCAGCACTTTCTGAGCTTCGATGCTCCACAAGGGGGAGACCCTATAGTAGGCCGTCGTTACTTATTGGGAAATGATGATGTGGTAATGGGTGTCTGTTCGCCAACTGAGGGAATGGATTATTATTATCGTAACTCGGAAGGAGACGAGGTCGTTTTCGTTCATAAGGGCGAGGGAGAGCTTCAAACCATCTTTGGAACCATTACGTATCGACCGGGCGATTATTTAGTTATCCCGATTGGTACGACTTATCGAATTGTACCCTCAACGGAGGATACGCGTTTTCTTGTGATTGAATCTCAAAATGAAATTGTTCCGCCTAAGCGTTATCGAAACGAGCATGGACAATTGTTGGAACATTCTCCATTTTGCGAGCGGGATATACGATTACCGGAACGATTGGAAACACATGTGGAGGAAGGGAGCTTTGAAGTTCGAGTCAAACAAAATCACACATTATATAGCTATACATTTGATTTTCATCCGTTTGATGTGGTTGGATGGGATGGCTATTTATTCCCCTATGCGCTGAGTATTCATGATTTTGAACCGATAACGGGTCGCGTGCATCAGCCACCTCCAGTTCATCAGACATTCGCTGGTCAGAATTTTGTGATTTGTTCCTTTGTCCCCCGTTTATATGACTATCATCCAGAGGCTATTCCAGCACCATATTACCACAGTAATGTTGAGAGCGATGAAGTCCTGTATTATGTGGATGGCAACTTTATGAGTCGCAAAGGTGTGGTAGAAGGCTCCATAACTCTGCATCCCATGGGTATTCCACATGGACCGCATCCAGGTAAGATTGAGGCAAGCATTGGTAAAAAAGAGACGAAGGAATTAGCGGTCATGCTAGATACTTTCCGTCCGTTAAAAGCAACAAGGCAGGCGCTCGCACTAGAAGATACAGCTTATATGTATAGCTGGCTACCTGTAAAGAAATAG
- a CDS encoding fumarylacetoacetate hydrolase family protein produces the protein MKLVSYQRKKEITTVENQVEWRAGLYVGKKVMDIADTVEGAPSTMQGLLNEWDKWYPCLLEQQLTEHKDMIPLEEIQLGAPIPRPPSFRDFYAFEQHVKMCRKRRGLEMVPEWYQLPVFYFSNPAAFIGTEANITKPKQTKSLDYELEIACVISKKGIDIPIERADEYIAGFMILNDWSARDIQREEVKVGLGPAKAKDFATSTGPWLVTADELGGRMIPSSNGNRYDLQMTARINGKQYSRGNFVDIYYTFAQMIARASEACFLYPGDVIGSGTVGSGCLLELGGGEQYNWLQPGDVVELEIDHLGTLRNTIIGA, from the coding sequence GTGAAGCTAGTTAGCTATCAACGAAAAAAAGAGATCACAACGGTAGAAAATCAGGTCGAATGGCGGGCTGGCTTGTATGTGGGGAAGAAAGTTATGGACATAGCTGATACAGTGGAAGGGGCTCCATCAACCATGCAGGGCTTATTAAATGAATGGGACAAATGGTACCCATGTTTACTTGAACAACAGCTAACCGAGCATAAAGATATGATTCCTTTGGAAGAGATACAGTTAGGTGCTCCTATTCCACGCCCCCCCAGCTTTCGAGACTTTTATGCATTTGAGCAGCATGTAAAGATGTGTCGAAAGCGTAGAGGTCTTGAAATGGTTCCAGAGTGGTATCAGTTACCTGTCTTTTATTTTTCAAATCCGGCCGCATTTATCGGAACAGAAGCCAATATCACTAAGCCTAAGCAAACAAAGTCTCTTGACTACGAATTAGAGATTGCCTGTGTCATTAGTAAAAAAGGGATAGATATCCCCATAGAAAGGGCAGATGAGTATATTGCCGGCTTTATGATTCTAAATGACTGGAGTGCGCGTGACATTCAACGTGAGGAAGTGAAAGTGGGACTTGGACCTGCTAAGGCTAAGGATTTTGCAACCTCTACAGGCCCCTGGTTGGTTACTGCTGATGAGCTAGGCGGTCGTATGATTCCCTCCTCAAATGGAAATCGTTATGATTTGCAAATGACAGCAAGGATAAATGGCAAGCAATACTCGCGCGGAAATTTTGTAGATATCTATTATACATTTGCTCAAATGATTGCGCGTGCTTCCGAAGCTTGTTTTTTGTACCCTGGAGATGTTATTGGCTCCGGTACAGTAGGCAGCGGATGCTTATTAGAATTAGGTGGTGGAGAACAATACAATTGGCTACAGCCAGGAGATGTTGTTGAATTGGAGATCGATCATCTAGGTACTCTGCGAAATACTATTATAGGAGCATAA
- a CDS encoding DUF3870 domain-containing protein yields the protein MTNVPLPRYTDDAYILATGFAQLPKGTPLTDSQKMFACSLVMDSRTDLVVDASFTFLMGLNEEFIRGLVIGAYLPAEWEKLQATIRKRALVPTQGTVLQALRSALDRYLEGKQQV from the coding sequence ATGACAAATGTGCCCCTGCCTCGTTATACAGACGATGCTTACATTTTAGCCACAGGATTTGCCCAACTGCCTAAGGGAACACCTTTGACAGATAGCCAAAAGATGTTTGCCTGTTCTTTAGTGATGGATAGTCGAACAGACCTTGTGGTTGATGCATCATTTACTTTTTTAATGGGGTTAAATGAAGAATTTATTCGGGGCTTGGTGATCGGTGCATACCTGCCAGCAGAATGGGAGAAGCTGCAGGCAACCATTCGTAAGCGTGCTTTGGTACCGACACAAGGAACAGTGCTTCAAGCTCTCCGCTCTGCATTGGATCGATATTTGGAAGGTAAACAGCAGGTCTAA
- a CDS encoding RluA family pseudouridine synthase, giving the protein MKELLLRFHASEQQAGRSLREVLQKDYEISRKLLIRAKFSGEIQINGELAFVTRIVEAGDIITIWMDEEESENLEPEAMDLQIRYEDEDVLVLAKPPGIVVHPTGMHVTGTLANGVIHYWQQKGERRKFRPVSRLDKDTTGLIIIAKNQWAHDRFSRMQKNRSLKRRYQALVHGRVTPQSGVIDAPIGRKEESIIEREVRPDGQQAVTHYQVLKSTDDLSHIQLQLETGRTHQIRVHMSYLGYPLLGDDLYGGRRELIGRQALHAFELRFQHPRTGEEICLTEPLPEDMQKIVECSE; this is encoded by the coding sequence ATGAAAGAGCTGTTATTACGTTTTCATGCAAGCGAGCAACAAGCAGGGCGCAGTTTACGAGAGGTCCTACAAAAAGACTATGAGATATCTCGCAAGCTGTTGATCCGGGCTAAATTCAGCGGTGAGATACAGATAAATGGAGAACTTGCTTTTGTAACACGAATTGTAGAAGCAGGAGATATTATTACAATCTGGATGGATGAGGAAGAATCTGAAAACCTTGAGCCTGAGGCAATGGATTTACAGATCCGATATGAGGACGAGGATGTTTTGGTACTAGCAAAGCCTCCTGGAATAGTAGTCCATCCAACTGGCATGCATGTGACAGGAACCTTGGCAAATGGTGTCATCCATTACTGGCAACAAAAGGGAGAACGTCGTAAATTTCGTCCAGTGAGCCGATTGGATAAGGATACGACTGGGCTAATTATTATTGCTAAAAATCAGTGGGCCCATGATCGGTTCTCACGTATGCAAAAAAATCGAAGCCTAAAAAGACGTTACCAAGCCCTCGTTCATGGACGTGTAACCCCGCAAAGTGGAGTAATCGACGCACCTATTGGCCGCAAAGAGGAATCCATAATAGAGCGTGAGGTTCGCCCTGATGGACAGCAGGCGGTGACACATTATCAGGTGTTGAAAAGCACAGATGATCTAAGTCATATTCAGCTACAATTAGAAACTGGACGAACCCATCAGATACGTGTCCATATGAGTTATTTAGGTTATCCATTGCTTGGAGATGATCTATACGGGGGAAGGCGTGAGCTTATTGGCAGACAAGCATTACATGCCTTTGAGCTACGCTTTCAACATCCGCGTACTGGTGAGGAAATATGTCTAACAGAGCCACTTCCAGAAGATATGCAGAAAATCGTAGAATGTTCAGAATAG
- the opp4C gene encoding oligopeptide ABC transporter permease, producing the protein MEPVITPNSPEASAHQGKRRGTSPWAIGMRKFAKNKLAIASIIFLAVIFLICFSADFLTHYDPIKIDIRNINQAPSSEHWLGTDKGGRDVYTRLLYGGQISLTIGLSITLFVVIFGTLIGSVAGYFGGLVDNLLMRFTDFIITFPFLIFVIVLNSVFTASGVLTLITVVSVLSWGSTARMVRGKILAEKENEYVHSAISIGCTPAQVIIKHILPNVISTIIVQGVYLLASMIVVETGLSFLGFGVPSNVPSWGNIMSDAVSPEVIEQQWWIWLPAGACITLTILAINFVGEGLKDAFNPKSLR; encoded by the coding sequence ATGGAACCCGTTATTACACCCAACAGTCCAGAAGCTTCTGCTCATCAAGGGAAGCGTCGGGGAACTTCACCATGGGCGATCGGAATGCGCAAATTTGCAAAAAATAAGCTAGCAATCGCTAGTATTATTTTCTTAGCAGTGATCTTTCTGATCTGTTTTTCAGCAGATTTTTTAACTCATTATGATCCCATAAAAATTGATATCCGCAATATAAACCAAGCCCCTAGTTCTGAGCATTGGTTAGGGACAGATAAAGGGGGACGTGATGTTTATACACGACTTTTATATGGCGGGCAAATTTCGCTGACAATTGGTCTTTCCATTACGTTATTTGTCGTTATCTTCGGTACTCTGATAGGGTCTGTGGCTGGTTATTTTGGCGGATTGGTAGATAATTTATTGATGCGTTTTACGGATTTTATTATTACATTTCCGTTTCTCATTTTTGTTATTGTATTGAACTCAGTCTTTACGGCCTCGGGTGTACTAACACTTATTACAGTAGTTAGTGTACTTAGCTGGGGCTCTACTGCGAGGATGGTACGGGGTAAGATTTTGGCGGAAAAAGAGAATGAATATGTGCATAGCGCTATCTCAATTGGGTGTACGCCTGCACAGGTTATTATCAAGCATATTTTACCTAATGTGATCTCCACTATCATTGTACAGGGGGTTTATTTGTTGGCTTCCATGATCGTAGTAGAGACAGGACTTAGCTTTTTAGGCTTTGGTGTTCCTTCTAACGTACCGTCTTGGGGGAATATCATGTCAGATGCAGTCTCTCCGGAAGTCATTGAACAACAATGGTGGATTTGGCTGCCAGCAGGTGCTTGTATTACATTGACGATTTTAGCGATTAACTTCGTAGGAGAAGGCTTGAAGGACGCTTTTAATCCAAAATCTCTGCGTTAG
- the opp4B gene encoding oligopeptide ABC transporter permease — protein sequence MVAFALRRFLTMIPILILISIAVFTLAKLMPGDALSGKIDPNNANPEYIAKMRESLGFNDPIPVQYGRWVSGFLWGDLGDSFNHKMPVTQLIGERLPNTIFLMSMSLVFTYLGALVMGMIAARRRFTWIDNIIVTLNYIGYAIPSFFAAIVCIYVFAILLGWVPASGSIGVDVEQGSLSYYLSKVGHTILPAAVLGLFNTAAYTQFLRNDIIEGSSKDYVRTAMAKGTGESAIYNKHILRNSLIPMVTFLGLDIGNLLGGAVIVETIFTYPGLGQLFINSINNRDYSVVMSITMLLTFMALLGNLIADWLYSVVDPRIRLK from the coding sequence ATGGTTGCGTTTGCGCTGCGGAGATTTTTAACCATGATTCCAATTCTGATTCTGATCTCCATTGCGGTGTTCACCCTGGCAAAATTAATGCCAGGGGACGCCCTTTCGGGGAAGATTGACCCTAATAATGCCAATCCCGAGTATATAGCCAAAATGCGAGAATCGCTAGGATTTAACGATCCCATTCCCGTTCAATATGGCCGTTGGGTTAGTGGTTTTTTATGGGGAGATTTAGGTGACTCGTTTAATCATAAAATGCCAGTTACTCAACTGATTGGCGAGCGGTTACCGAATACTATTTTCTTAATGAGCATGTCTTTGGTGTTTACTTATCTGGGTGCTTTGGTGATGGGGATGATTGCAGCCCGGCGTCGATTTACGTGGATCGATAATATCATTGTGACGCTAAATTATATTGGATATGCCATTCCATCGTTCTTTGCAGCTATTGTATGCATCTATGTGTTTGCTATTTTATTGGGGTGGGTGCCTGCGAGCGGTTCTATCGGTGTGGATGTCGAGCAGGGAAGCTTATCTTACTATTTGAGTAAAGTAGGGCATACGATTCTGCCCGCTGCTGTGCTTGGGCTATTTAATACAGCCGCCTACACTCAATTTTTGCGCAACGACATTATTGAAGGCAGCAGTAAGGATTATGTACGTACGGCTATGGCAAAGGGTACGGGTGAATCTGCTATTTATAACAAGCATATTTTGCGTAATTCTCTTATCCCGATGGTAACATTTCTAGGACTTGATATCGGTAACCTGCTCGGGGGAGCGGTAATAGTCGAGACCATCTTTACCTATCCTGGACTGGGACAACTCTTTATCAACTCCATTAACAACCGAGATTATTCTGTCGTTATGTCGATCACGATGCTGTTAACCTTTATGGCGCTATTAGGTAATCTGATTGCGGATTGGTTGTACAGTGTTGTTGATCCACGGATACGATTGAAATAG